A genomic stretch from Ureibacillus composti includes:
- a CDS encoding OB-fold domain-containing protein — protein MKIYEQYGRPFLYDHTSHATYDEVTREIADTGTVYSLTKVFVPPTEFAHEAPYCIGIIQLDEANLKITARIKDGTEIGSRVKLDAVENGVYYFSELV, from the coding sequence ATGAAAATCTATGAACAATATGGAAGACCGTTTCTTTACGATCATACAAGTCATGCTACCTATGACGAGGTGACTCGAGAGATTGCCGATACAGGCACCGTCTATTCCTTGACGAAAGTTTTCGTTCCCCCTACCGAGTTTGCTCACGAGGCACCCTATTGCATCGGCATCATCCAGTTAGATGAAGCCAACCTTAAAATTACGGCTCGCATAAAAGACGGGACCGAAATTGGGAGTCGAGTGAAACTGGATGCGGTGGAGAATGGGGTATATTATTTTTCTGAGTTAGTGTAA
- a CDS encoding thiolase domain-containing protein (Catalyzes the synthesis of acetoacetyl coenzyme A from two molecules of acetyl coenzyme A. It can also act as a thiolase, catalyzing the reverse reaction and generating two-carbon units from the four-carbon product of fatty acid oxidation), which produces MDVYVSGVGMTPFGKHENKSLKDLLVEAARAALHDADYPRIDAVIVGNFMGGAIYNQEILGAIVVNDLNLGSIPSLKVEGACASGGIAIRQAILGILSGEYENVLVVGGEKMKHASTETVTQAINAAMDNQSLEKNSGLTFPAFFGLLANRYFYESGATKKHLAYVAKQNRDYAVNNPLAQFRKPTTIEEVLEAKMITDPLGLFDCSPITDGAASVVISKKKTGIKLKASVQVSGPTSIQHLDSILKIPAIVESGVKAYTQAGIGPEDLDVVEVHDCFTITQLLAIEGLGFAKELEAWKFVEDGETGLSGKTPLNTSGGLLSRGHPIGATGIAQFIQIVLQLRGQALNQVENARLGMAQNLGGTGAYSVIHILERV; this is translated from the coding sequence ATGGATGTATATGTTAGTGGAGTTGGAATGACCCCATTTGGGAAACACGAGAATAAATCATTAAAGGACCTATTAGTAGAAGCCGCAAGAGCCGCACTACATGATGCAGACTACCCTCGCATCGATGCGGTCATCGTCGGAAACTTTATGGGTGGCGCAATTTACAATCAGGAAATACTGGGCGCGATTGTCGTCAATGACTTAAATCTAGGGTCTATTCCATCGCTTAAAGTTGAAGGCGCTTGTGCATCTGGGGGTATCGCCATCCGACAAGCGATTCTCGGGATTCTTAGTGGTGAATATGAAAATGTCCTCGTTGTTGGCGGAGAAAAGATGAAACACGCATCGACGGAAACGGTGACGCAAGCCATTAATGCGGCCATGGACAATCAATCGCTTGAAAAAAATAGCGGTCTGACCTTCCCCGCTTTCTTTGGTTTACTTGCCAATCGTTATTTTTACGAATCCGGTGCAACTAAAAAACATTTAGCCTATGTGGCAAAGCAAAATCGAGATTATGCGGTGAACAATCCACTAGCCCAATTCCGGAAACCAACAACGATCGAAGAAGTGTTAGAGGCGAAAATGATTACCGATCCACTCGGACTTTTTGATTGCTCTCCAATTACGGACGGTGCCGCAAGTGTGGTCATTAGTAAAAAGAAAACGGGAATCAAATTGAAAGCTTCTGTTCAAGTATCAGGTCCTACTTCGATTCAACATTTAGATTCAATCTTGAAGATTCCAGCGATTGTGGAGTCCGGTGTTAAAGCTTATACTCAGGCAGGAATTGGCCCCGAAGATTTAGATGTGGTGGAAGTACATGACTGCTTTACAATCACCCAATTACTCGCCATCGAAGGTCTTGGCTTTGCAAAAGAGTTAGAGGCTTGGAAGTTTGTTGAGGACGGAGAAACAGGATTGAGCGGAAAAACACCACTCAATACAAGTGGTGGCCTGTTATCAAGAGGTCATCCAATCGGCGCAACGGGAATTGCCCAATTCATCCAAATCGTCTTACAACTACGTGGCCAAGCATTAAACCAAGTGGAAAACGCTCGCTTAGGCATGGCACAAAACCTTGGCGGTACGGGTGCTTATTCGGTTATTCATATTTTGGAGAGAGTTTGA
- the rny gene encoding ribonuclease Y has translation MEYIISALLGVIVGGAVIYFYMKKVNESKVNGAKNSAELIIDEAKREAEALKKEALLEAKDETHKIRTEAEQDVRERRFELQKQENRLLQREENLDRKDDALNKRESGLERKEQALTERQQHIEQMESKVGELVAQQKSELERIAALTREQAKDVILKQVENELSTDIAVMTKEAETRAKEESDKKARELLSLALQRFAADHVAETTVSVVNLPNDEMKGRIIGREGRNIRTLETLTGIDLIIDDTPEAVILSGFDPIRRETARLALEKLVQDGRIHPARIEEMVEKSRREMDEQIRETGEQTTFEVGVHNLHPDLMKILGRMKYRTSYGQNVLKHSIEVAHLSGLLAAELGEDVTLAKRAGLLHDIGKAIDHEVEGSHVEIGVELATKYKEHPVVINSIASHHGDTEPTSIISVIVAAADALSAARPGARSETLENYIRRLEKLEEISESYDGVEKSYAIQAGREIRIIVQPEKIDDLASHRLARDIRKKIEEELDYPGHIKVTVIRETRAVEYAK, from the coding sequence ATGGAATACATTATCTCCGCTTTGCTTGGAGTCATCGTCGGTGGCGCTGTTATCTATTTCTATATGAAAAAAGTGAACGAGTCAAAAGTGAATGGTGCAAAAAACTCGGCTGAGCTTATTATAGATGAAGCAAAGCGAGAAGCGGAAGCGCTGAAAAAAGAAGCACTACTAGAAGCAAAAGATGAAACTCACAAAATTCGAACTGAAGCCGAACAAGACGTTCGCGAACGTCGGTTTGAACTTCAGAAACAAGAAAATCGGTTATTGCAAAGAGAAGAGAATCTTGATCGCAAGGATGATGCTCTGAATAAGAGAGAATCAGGCTTAGAGCGAAAAGAACAAGCTCTAACTGAAAGACAGCAGCATATTGAACAGATGGAAAGTAAAGTGGGAGAGCTCGTCGCACAACAGAAGTCAGAACTGGAACGCATTGCCGCTCTTACACGTGAGCAAGCAAAAGATGTCATTTTGAAGCAAGTTGAAAACGAACTTTCAACTGATATCGCGGTCATGACGAAAGAAGCTGAAACACGTGCGAAAGAAGAATCTGACAAAAAAGCACGAGAATTATTATCACTTGCCCTACAACGTTTTGCAGCTGATCATGTTGCCGAAACGACTGTATCGGTTGTAAACTTACCAAATGATGAAATGAAAGGCCGTATCATCGGTCGTGAAGGTCGTAATATTCGAACACTTGAAACACTTACTGGAATTGACTTAATTATAGATGATACTCCAGAAGCAGTGATCTTATCCGGATTTGACCCGATTCGTCGTGAAACTGCACGTCTTGCACTTGAAAAATTAGTACAAGATGGTCGTATCCATCCAGCTCGTATTGAAGAAATGGTGGAAAAATCACGTCGCGAAATGGACGAGCAGATTCGTGAAACAGGTGAACAAACGACATTCGAAGTGGGCGTACACAATTTACACCCAGACTTAATGAAAATCCTAGGTCGCATGAAGTATCGTACAAGCTATGGCCAAAACGTGTTAAAACACTCAATCGAAGTGGCACACTTATCAGGCCTACTTGCAGCAGAACTTGGTGAAGACGTAACGTTAGCAAAACGTGCCGGTCTTTTACATGATATCGGGAAAGCAATTGACCATGAAGTCGAAGGAAGCCACGTGGAAATCGGGGTAGAACTGGCAACGAAGTATAAAGAACACCCAGTTGTCATTAACAGTATCGCGTCTCACCACGGGGACACAGAACCAACTTCAATCATTTCGGTCATCGTTGCAGCAGCTGACGCTTTATCAGCAGCTCGCCCAGGTGCTCGTAGTGAAACACTTGAAAACTACATTCGTCGTTTAGAAAAACTGGAAGAAATTTCAGAGTCTTACGATGGCGTAGAAAAATCTTATGCGATCCAAGCTGGTCGTGAAATCCGTATCATCGTTCAACCTGAAAAGATTGATGACTTGGCATCTCACCGCTTAGCTCGTGATATCCGTAAGAAAATCGAAGAGGAACTCGATTACCCAGGTCACATCAAAGTAACCGTAATCCGAGAAACTCGAGCAGTCGAATACGCAAAATAG